From Mycoplasmopsis gallinacea, the proteins below share one genomic window:
- a CDS encoding MSC_0618 family F1-like ATPase beta subunit, producing the protein MSAKITKIWSDVVEVTFKDEVLPKINHVLTTADNSSSLLVKKIINDSQLLAIIVESNENLVINQEIISTGKSFMVPVGAKSKGQIFNILGKSLTSDKKDFTFVEMDSTIVTNSDYSFEPVILETGIKAIDFFIPILKGAKVGIFGGAGVGKTVLMKEMIFNLSKNQERTSSIFIGAGERSREGVELYNDLKESNLMNSSSMYIAQMNERAGTRMTIVPIGITAAEYLRDKNKENVLLFIDNIFRFLQAGSETSVSLDKKTSIGGYQATLNTDISQVENRLFSNENGAITSFQTVFLPMDDLSDPSAVAVFSHLNGSLVLSRDVASKNIYPAFDPLESTSSSVDPTIIGQRHYDAIMATKKILQRYKELEDVILILGIDELDDESKIIVKKTLQLQNFFSQYFFMTEHFTHESGVYVPLEETISSVERILSGEFLDVPAEKFLYIKSVDDISNIKE; encoded by the coding sequence ATGAGTGCAAAAATTACTAAAATCTGATCTGATGTTGTTGAAGTAACTTTTAAAGATGAAGTGCTTCCAAAAATTAATCATGTTTTAACTACAGCTGATAATTCATCATCGCTTCTTGTTAAAAAGATTATTAACGATTCACAACTTTTAGCTATTATTGTTGAAAGTAATGAAAATTTAGTTATTAACCAAGAAATTATTTCAACTGGAAAATCATTTATGGTACCAGTTGGTGCAAAATCAAAAGGGCAAATTTTCAATATTTTAGGAAAGTCGCTAACAAGTGATAAGAAAGATTTCACTTTTGTTGAAATGGATTCTACTATTGTTACTAATTCAGATTATTCATTTGAACCGGTTATTTTAGAAACTGGAATTAAAGCTATTGACTTTTTCATTCCGATTTTAAAAGGAGCTAAAGTTGGTATTTTTGGTGGAGCTGGAGTTGGTAAAACAGTTTTAATGAAAGAGATGATTTTTAACCTTTCAAAAAACCAAGAACGAACTTCATCAATTTTTATTGGTGCTGGTGAGCGTTCAAGAGAAGGGGTTGAACTTTACAATGATCTTAAAGAATCTAACTTAATGAATAGCTCAAGTATGTATATTGCTCAAATGAATGAACGTGCTGGAACAAGAATGACAATTGTACCAATTGGAATTACAGCTGCTGAATACTTAAGAGATAAAAATAAAGAAAATGTTCTTTTATTTATCGACAACATTTTCCGTTTCTTACAAGCTGGAAGTGAAACCTCAGTTTCTCTTGATAAAAAAACCTCAATTGGTGGATATCAAGCGACTTTAAATACTGATATTTCACAAGTTGAAAATAGACTTTTCAGCAATGAAAATGGAGCTATTACTAGCTTCCAAACTGTCTTTTTACCAATGGATGACCTTTCAGATCCTTCTGCTGTTGCTGTTTTTAGCCACCTTAATGGTTCACTTGTGCTTTCTCGTGATGTAGCTTCTAAAAACATTTATCCGGCTTTTGATCCACTTGAATCAACTTCAAGTAGCGTAGATCCAACCATTATAGGCCAAAGACATTATGATGCTATTATGGCAACTAAAAAAATCTTACAAAGATATAAAGAGCTTGAAGATGTTATCTTAATTTTAGGGATTGACGAGCTTGATGATGAATCAAAAATCATTGTTAAGAAAACCTTACAACTTCAAAATTTCTTCTCGCAATACTTCTTCATGACTGAGCATTTCACTCATGAAAGTGGTGTTTATGTGCCACTTGAAGAAACTATTTCTTCAGTTGAAAGAATTTTAAGTGGTGAATTTTTAGATGTACCAGCTGAAAAATTCTTATACATTAAATCTGTAGATGACATTTCAAATATTAAGGAGTAA
- a CDS encoding MSC_0619 family F1-like ATPase alpha subunit, producing the protein MKKPIITAIFDYVVELSGKFNYAQNQIFQLKNEKQNTQMMLISATENRAFCLANQGLSEVVIGSEVEPIPFSDVVKTPSDIYGKIININGDILYPASAKYSGTYLEASHNIFNSNNTLLDYEPLKEQLYTGYINIDLLIPIGKGQRELIIGDRKTGKTQIALNTIINQKDRNIKCVYVAIGQQQSQISAVYKILKEHGAMDYTVIIDASSSNPYEQFLAPYVGMAHAENISMNDDVLIIFDNLTNHANVVREVALLINKPVGKEAFPGDMFYNHSKLLERSGKFRNRKSITALPIIQTVENDITSLIASNVISITDGQIVTNSELFALGKIPAVDIDLSVSRIGGNVQKSYIARVASEIGKLYKSYKRQIKLASLKYDLNDDISQLISNGTLAETMFIQKGISSYSEKTMFLTSKLITWGTLIGVKDIQLALKFVNLFIEKDSLAKEIFNNLINNKQRSDSLAKNFFKFALNEFSKFNNLNWNIQVSESFAPLDKQILVSISNEIKESK; encoded by the coding sequence ATGAAAAAACCAATTATTACAGCGATATTTGATTATGTCGTAGAGTTAAGTGGAAAATTTAATTATGCACAAAATCAAATTTTCCAGCTTAAAAATGAAAAGCAAAATACACAAATGATGCTTATTTCTGCTACTGAAAATCGTGCTTTTTGTCTTGCTAACCAAGGTCTTAGTGAAGTTGTTATTGGATCTGAAGTTGAACCAATTCCTTTTAGTGATGTAGTTAAGACTCCAAGCGATATTTATGGAAAAATCATCAACATCAACGGTGATATTCTTTATCCTGCATCAGCAAAATACTCAGGAACATATTTAGAAGCAAGCCACAACATTTTTAATAGCAATAACACCCTTTTAGATTATGAGCCACTTAAAGAGCAACTTTACACAGGATACATTAACATCGATTTACTTATTCCAATTGGTAAAGGTCAAAGAGAACTTATCATCGGAGATCGTAAAACTGGAAAAACCCAAATTGCTTTAAATACTATTATTAACCAAAAAGACCGTAATATCAAGTGTGTTTATGTCGCAATTGGTCAACAACAATCACAAATTTCTGCTGTGTATAAAATCTTAAAAGAACATGGAGCAATGGATTATACCGTTATCATTGATGCTTCTTCATCAAATCCGTATGAACAATTTTTAGCTCCATATGTTGGAATGGCACACGCTGAAAATATTTCAATGAATGATGATGTGTTAATTATTTTTGATAATTTAACTAACCACGCTAATGTTGTGCGTGAAGTTGCTTTATTAATTAACAAACCAGTTGGGAAAGAAGCTTTCCCTGGTGATATGTTTTACAACCACTCAAAATTACTTGAAAGAAGTGGGAAATTTAGAAACAGAAAATCAATTACAGCACTTCCAATTATTCAAACAGTTGAAAATGACATTACTTCATTAATTGCTTCAAACGTTATTTCAATTACTGACGGTCAAATCGTTACAAATAGTGAACTTTTTGCTCTTGGTAAAATCCCTGCTGTTGATATTGATTTATCAGTTAGCCGGATTGGTGGAAATGTCCAAAAATCATACATTGCTCGTGTAGCTTCTGAAATTGGAAAATTATACAAATCATACAAAAGACAAATTAAACTCGCATCATTAAAATACGATTTAAATGATGATATTAGCCAACTTATTTCAAATGGTACTTTAGCTGAAACAATGTTTATCCAAAAAGGAATTTCAAGCTATTCTGAAAAAACAATGTTTTTAACTTCTAAATTAATTACTTGAGGAACTTTAATTGGAGTTAAAGACATTCAACTTGCTTTAAAATTTGTTAACTTATTCATTGAAAAAGATAGCCTTGCTAAAGAAATTTTTAACAACCTTATTAACAATAAACAAAGAAGTGATTCACTTGCTAAAAACTTCTTTAAATTTGCTTTAAATGAATTTTCAAAATTTAACAATTTAAATTGAAACATTCAAGTTAGTGAAAGTTTTGCACCACTTGATAAACAAATTCTTGTTTCAATTTCAAATGAAATTAAGGAGAGTAAATAA
- a CDS encoding MIP family Ig-specific serine endopeptidase yields MKFLKLSKKIASSILVVAPMPLILTSCYSTVNEDNLDHSEDASVSSAIEVQVNKLKEQIVEIRTQINEEIQNYKSINDSWDSKEKERQNILSQISDVESQLRLSKSKYETLQSHLKREIDKLEKDSSFKANSAAKELLKIIKANVDLTEEDYATINNASLVEKVKSVYELSAQVRDSRRNIALKEGELQTLKEGYNKTEDSIVLDYYNLSNIWINTVKNINEIRRKELTLKTLNNQSVLSEKDSNAFVLQLRNLDPLPTLPGDISPNQPIEVPEIPPIVNAIDPGSEPEDGRPIEVPEVPEIPINFPWLQDWSKFNKYPSEEFMAKFEPLKSQSRKEWMYEEIWKRTFSFKYKFQEKEGSMPLEPVTGTSWIIDYHKYTNAPNKYKIFMATNLHVLEFFGNAGERAADLNYQDPAGFKVVDFALGRTERQPEWNDIPNNSWRDNLSKKGSNVIFRYGSSSGISAPKLVYAAIDFINDPQAYNGLNLAEQKNQFYAQIEGLKTEVGIDAYNNARSYAQKLTKIPYYSDFGIFEFDVDLNASNMDQTLKSWLTDAIFALEEYDGRKTLTSPNRKYNDIPFLVVDYMSTWKNQLSQGYSKYTDVALSNAKDVYIAGYPVNRVPYWMQNNPTERNNENIDYFKSPKNKDAFAFSSNDYSSKMESGNPSVKRFWNRPFLDFYGLIYNIKFSSLYYGSSGSVVYNEFGEVVGIYSGVSQNTSFGDLMKPSSFTPLIQATNIELSNGKISYAYNLIDGSDKTKYPKQTNSYRENLRKLYPNGFSDGSKRTKIFDEF; encoded by the coding sequence ATGAAATTTTTAAAACTGTCAAAAAAAATTGCATCATCAATTTTAGTTGTCGCTCCTATGCCACTTATTTTAACTTCTTGTTATTCAACTGTTAATGAAGATAATTTAGATCATTCTGAAGATGCTTCAGTTTCATCAGCAATTGAAGTGCAAGTCAATAAGTTAAAAGAGCAAATTGTAGAAATTAGAACTCAAATTAACGAAGAAATTCAAAACTATAAATCTATCAATGATTCGTGAGATTCAAAAGAAAAAGAACGTCAAAATATCTTAAGTCAAATTAGCGATGTTGAATCTCAATTAAGGCTTTCAAAAAGTAAATATGAAACACTTCAAAGTCATCTTAAAAGAGAAATAGATAAGTTAGAAAAAGATAGCTCATTTAAAGCAAATTCTGCAGCAAAAGAACTGTTAAAAATAATTAAAGCAAATGTTGATTTAACTGAAGAGGATTATGCAACAATTAATAATGCTAGCTTAGTTGAGAAAGTAAAAAGTGTTTATGAACTTAGTGCTCAGGTAAGAGATTCTCGTAGAAATATTGCACTCAAAGAAGGTGAACTTCAAACACTAAAAGAAGGATATAACAAAACAGAAGATTCAATTGTTTTAGATTATTACAACCTTAGCAATATTTGGATTAACACAGTTAAAAATATTAATGAAATTCGAAGAAAAGAGCTAACCTTAAAAACTTTAAATAACCAAAGTGTTCTTAGTGAAAAAGACTCAAATGCTTTTGTTTTACAATTAAGAAATCTTGATCCTTTACCTACATTGCCAGGGGATATTTCGCCAAACCAGCCAATTGAAGTTCCTGAAATTCCTCCAATTGTTAATGCAATTGACCCGGGCAGTGAGCCTGAAGATGGAAGACCAATTGAAGTTCCTGAAGTACCTGAAATTCCAATTAATTTCCCTTGATTACAGGATTGATCAAAATTTAACAAGTATCCTTCTGAAGAGTTTATGGCTAAATTTGAGCCTTTAAAATCTCAATCAAGAAAAGAATGAATGTATGAAGAAATTTGAAAAAGAACTTTTTCATTTAAATATAAATTTCAAGAAAAAGAAGGTTCAATGCCACTTGAACCCGTAACAGGGACATCTTGAATTATCGATTACCACAAATATACAAATGCTCCAAATAAATATAAAATATTTATGGCAACAAACTTACACGTTTTAGAATTTTTTGGAAATGCTGGTGAAAGAGCCGCTGATTTAAATTATCAAGATCCTGCTGGTTTTAAAGTGGTAGATTTTGCTCTTGGAAGAACTGAGAGACAACCTGAATGGAATGATATTCCAAATAATTCATGAAGAGATAATTTATCTAAAAAAGGTTCAAACGTTATTTTTAGATATGGAAGTTCTAGTGGAATTTCAGCTCCTAAATTAGTTTATGCAGCTATTGACTTTATTAATGATCCACAAGCTTATAACGGTTTAAATCTAGCAGAACAAAAAAATCAGTTCTATGCACAAATCGAAGGATTAAAAACCGAAGTTGGAATAGATGCTTATAACAATGCTCGTTCATATGCTCAAAAATTAACAAAAATTCCTTACTATTCAGATTTTGGTATTTTTGAATTTGATGTAGATTTAAATGCTTCAAATATGGATCAAACACTAAAAAGTTGACTTACTGATGCTATTTTTGCATTAGAAGAATATGACGGAAGAAAAACATTGACATCTCCAAATAGAAAATATAATGACATTCCTTTTTTAGTTGTTGATTATATGAGTACATGAAAGAATCAATTATCTCAAGGGTATAGTAAATATACAGATGTTGCACTTTCAAATGCTAAAGATGTTTATATTGCCGGGTACCCAGTTAACAGAGTTCCTTACTGAATGCAAAATAATCCTACCGAAAGAAATAATGAAAATATAGATTACTTTAAATCACCAAAAAACAAGGATGCATTTGCTTTTTCAAGCAATGATTATAGTTCAAAAATGGAAAGTGGCAATCCATCAGTAAAACGTTTCTGAAACCGTCCTTTCTTAGATTTTTATGGACTTATTTACAACATCAAATTCTCATCACTTTACTATGGTTCTTCAGGTTCTGTAGTATACAATGAATTTGGTGAAGTAGTTGGTATTTATAGTGGTGTAAGTCAAAATACTAGTTTTGGTGATTTAATGAAACCAAGTAGTTTTACTCCATTAATTCAAGCTACAAATATTGAATTATCAAATGGAAAAATTTCTTATGCATATAATTTAATTGATGGAAGTGATAAAACTAAATATCCTAAACAAACAAATTCTTATCGAGAAAACCTAAGAAAACTTTATCCAAATGGATTTAGTGATGGTTCTAAAAGAACTAAAATTTTCGATGAATTTTAA
- a CDS encoding NAD(P)-dependent alcohol dehydrogenase, with protein sequence MKGFAMKKIGQVGWIEKDKPKCGPNDALIKPLAVAPCTSDIHTVYEGGIGERTDMILGHEFCGEVAEVGSEVKDFKVGDKVLIAAITPNWNSKEAQSGYPMHSGGMLAGWKFSNVKDGVFAEYVHVNDADANLAHMPEGMDYGVACMLSDMLPTGFHAAELADIQFGDVVAVFGLGPVGLMATAAVNLKGAGRIVVVDTKELAFKVAKEYGATDFVDFKKEDVVAKIMELTNGEGVDKVVIAGGNQSVLKTAITILKPGGKIGNVNYFGEGEYLEIPRAEWGVGMSHKQILGGLMPGGRLRLEKLARLITYGKIDPSKMITHRLEGFEAIETALELMKNKPEGLIKPVVIIGKDK encoded by the coding sequence ATGAAAGGTTTTGCAATGAAAAAAATTGGACAAGTAGGTTGAATTGAAAAAGATAAACCTAAATGTGGTCCAAATGATGCATTAATTAAACCGTTAGCTGTTGCTCCTTGTACTTCAGATATTCACACTGTTTATGAAGGCGGAATTGGAGAAAGAACCGATATGATTTTAGGTCATGAATTTTGTGGTGAAGTAGCTGAAGTTGGTAGCGAAGTTAAAGATTTTAAAGTAGGAGATAAAGTTCTTATAGCTGCTATTACACCTAATTGAAATAGCAAAGAAGCTCAATCAGGTTATCCTATGCATTCAGGTGGAATGCTTGCTGGATGAAAATTCTCTAATGTTAAAGACGGAGTTTTTGCTGAATATGTGCATGTTAATGATGCAGATGCAAATTTAGCACATATGCCCGAGGGTATGGATTATGGTGTAGCTTGCATGCTAAGTGATATGCTGCCAACTGGCTTTCACGCCGCTGAACTTGCAGATATTCAATTTGGTGATGTAGTTGCTGTATTTGGACTTGGTCCTGTTGGACTTATGGCAACGGCAGCTGTAAATTTAAAAGGTGCTGGAAGAATTGTTGTAGTAGATACAAAAGAATTAGCTTTTAAAGTGGCTAAAGAATATGGAGCTACTGATTTTGTAGATTTTAAAAAAGAAGATGTTGTGGCAAAAATTATGGAGCTTACAAATGGTGAAGGGGTTGATAAAGTAGTTATTGCTGGCGGAAATCAAAGTGTGCTTAAAACAGCTATTACTATCTTAAAACCTGGTGGTAAAATTGGTAATGTAAATTACTTTGGTGAAGGTGAATATCTTGAAATCCCTAGAGCAGAATGAGGTGTAGGAATGAGTCATAAACAAATTTTAGGTGGACTTATGCCTGGTGGTCGTTTAAGATTAGAAAAACTAGCTAGATTAATTACTTATGGCAAAATTGATCCATCAAAAATGATTACTCACCGCCTTGAAGGTTTTGAAGCAATTGAAACTGCTTTAGAGCTTATGAAAAATAAACCTGAAGGTTTAATTAAGCCAGTTGTAATTATTGGTAAAGATAAATAA
- a CDS encoding ATP-binding protein yields MKEHIFKREKYLNKLVSKIDNRLIKIITGIRRCGKSYLVFKLFKNYLLSHNWNEEQIIEIKLDFFSNIKYQDPNEFLNYVYSNTKKDSKYILLVDEIQLLGNFVAVLNELSDNEKYDIYITGSNSRFLSKDIETEFRGRGDVINLFPLSFKEVWEVQKDNKSIEKIWEEYFLFGGIPLVNKMEDDYDKAEYLRRLFNETYIKDIIERNNLTKALVINQLTDVIASNIGSLTNLSKICNTFNSVNKTNVTAHTLSKYIEYLKDSFLIEEVNRFDIKGRKYIKNIFKFYFVDPGLRNTRLNFRQNEENHIMENIIFNELKNRGYNVDVGLVISRNAQEYKQYEVDFVAQKHNQKIYVQSALNLDDPSKLAQETNSLLSLNDFFKKIVVVKNYSKTRIDQNGIIYMGLFDFLLSEEL; encoded by the coding sequence ATGAAAGAACATATTTTTAAAAGAGAAAAATATTTAAATAAATTAGTGTCAAAAATAGACAATCGTTTAATAAAGATAATAACCGGTATTAGAAGATGTGGAAAATCATATCTTGTTTTTAAATTGTTCAAAAACTATTTATTGTCACATAATTGAAACGAAGAACAAATAATTGAAATTAAATTAGATTTTTTTAGTAATATTAAATACCAAGATCCTAATGAATTTTTAAATTATGTATACTCAAATACTAAAAAAGATTCAAAATATATTCTCCTTGTTGATGAAATTCAATTATTAGGTAATTTTGTTGCTGTTTTAAATGAATTATCTGATAATGAAAAATATGATATTTACATAACTGGTAGTAATTCAAGATTTTTATCCAAAGATATAGAAACCGAATTTAGAGGAAGAGGGGATGTTATTAATTTATTTCCGCTTTCATTTAAAGAAGTTTGAGAAGTTCAAAAAGATAACAAAAGCATTGAAAAAATATGAGAAGAATATTTTTTATTTGGCGGAATACCCCTTGTCAATAAAATGGAAGATGATTATGATAAAGCTGAATATTTAAGAAGATTGTTTAATGAAACTTATATTAAAGATATTATTGAAAGAAATAACTTAACTAAGGCTTTAGTGATTAATCAACTTACTGATGTTATTGCTTCAAATATTGGTTCTCTCACTAATTTAAGTAAAATATGCAATACTTTTAATAGTGTCAATAAAACAAATGTAACTGCTCATACTTTAAGTAAGTATATTGAATATTTAAAGGACTCTTTTTTAATTGAAGAAGTAAATAGGTTTGATATAAAAGGTAGAAAGTATATTAAAAATATTTTTAAATTTTATTTTGTAGATCCAGGTCTAAGAAACACAAGATTGAATTTTAGACAAAATGAAGAAAATCATATTATGGAAAACATTATTTTTAACGAACTTAAAAATAGAGGGTACAATGTAGATGTTGGTCTTGTGATAAGTAGAAATGCTCAAGAATATAAACAATATGAAGTTGATTTTGTTGCTCAAAAACATAATCAAAAAATTTATGTTCAATCTGCGTTGAATTTAGATGATCCTTCAAAGTTGGCACAAGAAACCAATTCTCTTTTAAGTTTAAATGATTTTTTCAAAAAAATAGTCGTGGTAAAAAATTATTCAAAGACCAGAATTGACCAAAATGGAATTATATATATGGGGTTATTTGATTTTTTATTAAGTGAAGAATTGTAG
- the mip gene encoding Ig-specific serine endopeptidase MIP: protein MKKPISSKLLLSLSGMSLVALSGACCGSCTEQQSAKPKPKPQNPGGEFVDPSNGGNSESDGKAIVYEDHGNMAGPGLSNQTNPQTGKLEIPNPTILPKYENAFGFNDDTLEYPNPDQIGLTNYNKYENIYLKELINHLNIDSYMPEYEKYDSTFISNFNSKSKETYQPFFRDAFLKNFSVPDPTNSFLILNPLRHDLKRAYYDSYANDRGKPRYLANEHYKNAALETFEIKFNNVNTVIENGRNGDFRGQSAGRLFNGTGWILDYVPTEDGTYPTKWYIATNLHVVMPFRKANESGEPYSNPAKNAEEAENLRRWNVRYNQMQEEYEAAELKMKEIKLKIGESSKEYQALLNKYTIPENATPSEWIIEYNEVIKAKKAAEAEVYGETISITLNKFRTDVPLRKELSPNDWDPRIDSLTIFPNQVKIVYAATDFLNQSPKDYLSSNDPNYNYEEMVDFAILEIDFAKQPIDEWEKALGYNQVVADGTKTFFKVESVQKLAEDMTNDYAGSRSTLNSKMANYDVLTDYDRLASEKVMVRDGDEEKEVSKINVNFVAVGFPRSDTDYDLNTSSLEPDQNPLYTASLWTNKPRSNDKGVVEYGHSLSKNFAFRNFVNKPGVTDLTITLPIFNRQKNEPFSVEVFRDPKSSYQKDKYITYGLGYILTNWQPMGGSSGSAIRDIDGNILAVNFASGDSFGNTLINLSQALRSNGYDYQGQYGRYNLEQYDLIYGGGKNQKTSYRQALEKLYGSNFKTNLFPQGTSVIPDKYKFIK, encoded by the coding sequence ATGAAAAAACCAATTTCATCAAAACTTCTTTTATCGCTTTCAGGGATGTCTTTAGTAGCTTTATCAGGCGCTTGTTGTGGTAGCTGTACTGAGCAACAAAGCGCAAAACCCAAACCTAAACCGCAAAATCCAGGTGGAGAATTTGTTGATCCTTCAAATGGCGGAAATTCTGAATCAGATGGAAAAGCTATTGTATATGAAGATCATGGCAACATGGCTGGACCTGGTCTTTCAAATCAAACTAATCCACAAACTGGTAAATTAGAAATTCCAAATCCTACTATTTTACCTAAATATGAAAATGCTTTTGGTTTTAATGATGATACGCTTGAGTATCCAAACCCTGATCAAATTGGTCTTACTAATTACAATAAATATGAAAATATTTATTTAAAAGAGCTTATAAATCACTTAAATATCGATAGCTATATGCCTGAATATGAAAAGTATGATTCAACCTTTATTTCTAATTTTAATAGCAAATCTAAAGAAACTTATCAACCATTTTTTAGAGACGCTTTCTTGAAAAACTTTTCAGTTCCAGATCCAACTAATTCATTCTTGATTTTAAACCCATTACGTCACGATCTTAAACGTGCATATTATGATTCATATGCTAATGACCGTGGAAAACCAAGGTATTTAGCTAATGAGCATTATAAAAATGCTGCTTTAGAAACTTTTGAGATTAAGTTTAATAACGTCAACACAGTAATTGAAAATGGTAGAAACGGAGACTTTAGAGGTCAATCAGCAGGTAGATTATTTAACGGAACTGGTTGAATTTTAGATTATGTACCAACTGAAGACGGTACATATCCAACAAAATGATACATCGCAACAAACTTGCACGTTGTTATGCCTTTTAGAAAAGCAAACGAAAGTGGTGAGCCATATAGCAACCCTGCAAAAAACGCAGAGGAAGCTGAAAATTTAAGAAGATGAAATGTTCGTTATAATCAGATGCAAGAAGAATATGAAGCAGCTGAATTAAAAATGAAAGAAATTAAGCTTAAAATAGGTGAAAGTAGTAAAGAATACCAAGCTTTACTCAATAAATATACCATTCCTGAAAATGCAACTCCTTCAGAATGAATTATTGAATATAACGAAGTTATTAAAGCTAAAAAAGCTGCTGAAGCCGAAGTGTATGGAGAAACAATTTCAATTACTTTAAACAAATTTAGAACCGATGTTCCTTTAAGAAAAGAACTTTCTCCTAATGATTGAGATCCTAGAATTGATTCACTCACCATTTTCCCAAATCAAGTAAAAATTGTTTATGCAGCAACTGACTTTTTAAATCAAAGTCCAAAAGATTATTTATCTTCAAATGATCCAAATTATAATTATGAAGAAATGGTTGATTTTGCTATTTTAGAAATTGATTTTGCAAAACAACCAATTGATGAATGAGAAAAAGCGCTTGGATATAATCAAGTTGTAGCTGATGGAACAAAAACTTTCTTTAAAGTAGAAAGTGTCCAAAAATTAGCTGAAGATATGACTAATGATTATGCTGGTTCAAGAAGTACGCTTAATTCAAAAATGGCTAACTACGATGTTTTAACTGATTATGACAGACTTGCTAGCGAAAAAGTTATGGTTCGTGATGGTGATGAAGAAAAAGAGGTAAGTAAAATCAACGTTAACTTTGTTGCTGTTGGATTCCCAAGAAGTGATACCGATTATGATTTAAATACTTCTTCTCTTGAACCAGATCAAAACCCACTTTACACAGCAAGTTTATGAACAAATAAACCTAGATCAAATGATAAGGGTGTAGTGGAGTATGGACATTCACTTTCTAAAAACTTTGCTTTTAGAAACTTTGTTAATAAACCAGGGGTTACTGATTTAACTATTACTTTACCTATTTTTAACCGTCAAAAAAATGAACCATTTAGCGTTGAAGTTTTCAGAGATCCAAAATCAAGCTACCAAAAAGATAAATATATTACTTATGGACTTGGTTATATCCTTACCAATTGACAACCTATGGGTGGATCAAGTGGTAGCGCAATCAGAGATATTGATGGTAATATTTTAGCTGTTAACTTTGCTAGTGGTGATTCATTTGGTAATACCTTAATTAATCTTTCGCAAGCACTTAGAAGCAATGGTTATGATTATCAAGGTCAATATGGAAGATATAACCTTGAACAATATGACCTTATTTATGGTGGTGGTAAAAACCAAAAAACTTCATACCGTCAAGCTCTTGAAAAACTTTACGGTTCTAACTTTAAAACCAACTTATTCCCGCAAGGAACAAGTGTAATTCCAGATAAATACAAATTCATAAAATAG